The DNA segment CCCTTCGGTCAGGACCGCGTTGGTCGTGACCTGTTTGCGATGACCATGCGTGGGACCCAGCTGTCCCTGATCATCATGTTCATCATCGGCATCCTCGGAGGCATCCTCGGAGTAATCATTGGTGGTGTCTCCGGGTACTTCCGCGGTTGGGTCGAAGCAGTGCTGATGAGGTTCACCGACGTCATCATCGTGATCCCCCTGATCATCCTCGCTGCCGTACTGGGCAGCGTGGGCAACAACCTCACCGGGAACGGCACCTTCCTGCGGACCATTATGGGCGGCAGCGCCGGAGTGATTCTGCTGGGCGTCTTTGTGGGTCTCATCATCTGGACCGGACTCGCACGTTTGGTCCGCGGCGAATTCCTCTCCCTGCGAGAGCGCGAGTTCGTTGATGCTGCCCGGATCGCCGGCGCATCCGACACCCGGATCATCTTCAAGCACATCCTGCCGAACGCCGTCGGCGTCATTATCGTCAACACCACCCTGGTGATGGCTTCGGCAATCCTGCTCGAATCCGCGCTGTCCTTCCTGGGGCTCGGTGTGAGGGCTCCGGACATTTCCCTGGGCAGCCTGATCAGCGATAACCAGCAGGCATTCAACACCCGCCCCTGGCTGTTCTGGTGGCCGGGGCTTTTCATCATCCTGATCTGTCTGTCGATCAACTTCATTGGTGACGGTCTCCGGGATGCGTTTGACCCGCGGCAGAAGAAGTTCAATGCCAAGAAGGCAGTGCACTCGGGCGACATCTCCGATCCCAGCCGTCCCGAGGCCTAAGATGCCGAGGCGCAGGGTTCATCCGGTGGGTGTGGCAGCGGTGCAGTTGCGCCGCGGCCACCGGTTAGACCATGGAGAAGGCGATCACATTGGCGGCGATCAGTGCAACAGCGCAACCGATAGCAATCCAGTGGAAGCGGGACGTCACAGTGGTCGTTTCAGTGGCGTCAGCGTCAATCAGGCCGCCGTCGACGAGCGTCGCCCAGTGGGTTCGCACCAGGAAGGCTGCCGCACCCGAGTCGGTGTTCTTCAGGTCTCCCGGCCGGATCGACTGGGCAGGACCGTAACTGGATTCGGGGAGCCCCTGGACATGCTCGGGCTTCCCCCGGTGCGTGCCCCACACCCCGGGCGCCGGTGCTGCCCACGCGGTATGGCTGCCACGGACGGTGACCAGGGTGAGCGCGAACTTTGTGTCGACATGGATGAGCGCCGCCCACGGGACGGAGATGGACCGCACCGGGTTATTCAGCGTGACAGCATCGTCGGCAACAACCACCGAGGGATACCAGAACAGCAACCAGCCAAAGTAGGCCAGGGCGAGCAGGGGCCACGCGGACACCAGGCCCTCGACGCCATCGCTGAAGACCGACAGCACAATGCCGATCCCCGCCAGCACCCAGGTCAGGGACGCAAACC comes from the Arthrobacter sp. CAN_C5 genome and includes:
- a CDS encoding PH domain-containing protein: MSRPNDAASPVVFKPRFGKWFASLTWVLAGIGIVLSVFSDGVEGLVSAWPLLALAYFGWLLFWYPSVVVADDAVTLNNPVRSISVPWAALIHVDTKFALTLVTVRGSHTAWAAPAPGVWGTHRGKPEHVQGLPESSYGPAQSIRPGDLKNTDSGAAAFLVRTHWATLVDGGLIDADATETTTVTSRFHWIAIGCAVALIAANVIAFSMV
- a CDS encoding ABC transporter permease, whose amino-acid sequence is MSTRAENKRKPTPAKDDSIGLSQGQIVRKRFFGNSAAVVSMVVFVFVVIMAFTSIGYAGIPGWWKWNYVQTLPLATPNGAPTWVLPFDFGDHPFGQDRVGRDLFAMTMRGTQLSLIIMFIIGILGGILGVIIGGVSGYFRGWVEAVLMRFTDVIIVIPLIILAAVLGSVGNNLTGNGTFLRTIMGGSAGVILLGVFVGLIIWTGLARLVRGEFLSLREREFVDAARIAGASDTRIIFKHILPNAVGVIIVNTTLVMASAILLESALSFLGLGVRAPDISLGSLISDNQQAFNTRPWLFWWPGLFIILICLSINFIGDGLRDAFDPRQKKFNAKKAVHSGDISDPSRPEA